In Candidatus Sodalis pierantonius str. SOPE, one DNA window encodes the following:
- a CDS encoding integrase arm-type DNA-binding domain-containing protein: MNGKEKLMMFGLYLAVSSADVRGKRDKARELLSMGNDPSEDKRHDARSRS, encoded by the coding sequence ATCAATGGAAAAGAAAAACTAATGATGTTTGGCCTATATCTTGCAGTTTCTTCGGCTGATGTAAGGGGTAAAAGGGACAAGGCCCGGGAGCTGCTCTCGATGGGGAACGATCCCAGTGAGGACAAAAGGCACGACGCGCGGAGTCGATCATAA
- a CDS encoding phage integrase central domain-containing protein — protein MVVAREWNAGKMNTGSEKYAIELRYMFEADIFPYIGALQIPEIKSLEVLEVLEVLEVLMKFKV, from the coding sequence ATGGTTGTGGCCAGAGAGTGGAATGCGGGGAAAATGAACACCGGGTCTGAGAAGTATGCCATTGAACTTAGGTACATGTTCGAGGCCGATATTTTCCCTTATATTGGCGCACTGCAAATACCAGAGATAAAGTCTCTGGAGGTGCTGGAGGTGCTGGAGGTGCTGGAGGTGCTAATGAAATTTAAAGTTTGA
- a CDS encoding IS256-like element ISSoEn2 family transposase gives MDEKQLQALANELAKNLKTPEDLSHFDRLLKKISVEAALNAEMTHHLGYDKNQPKPGTNARNGYSTKTVTTGDGPLALRTPRDRDGSFEPQLVKKNQTRITGMDNQILSLYAKGMTTLEIAAAFKELYDADVSPALVSKVTDAVMEQVVEWQNRPMDAVYPIVYLDCIVLKVRQDSRIINKSVFLALGINIEGQKELLGMWLAENEGAKFWLNVLTELKNRGLNDILIACVDGLKGFPDAINAVYPEARLQLCIVHMVRNSLRFVSWKDYKAVTRDLKAIIYQAPTEEAGLQALEAFSSAWDIRYPQISRSWQANWANLATFFAYPTDIRKVIYTTNAIESLNSMIRHAIKKRKVFPTDDAVKKVVWLAIQAASQKWTMPLRDWRMAMSRFIIEFGDRLDGHF, from the coding sequence ATGGACGAAAAACAGTTGCAGGCTCTGGCTAATGAACTGGCCAAAAATCTCAAAACCCCTGAAGATCTCAGTCACTTCGATCGACTGCTGAAAAAGATCAGCGTCGAAGCAGCTCTCAATGCCGAAATGACCCATCACCTCGGCTACGATAAAAATCAGCCTAAACCGGGGACCAACGCCCGCAACGGCTATTCCACAAAAACCGTTACCACTGGCGATGGCCCGCTGGCGCTGCGTACTCCGCGCGATCGTGACGGTTCCTTTGAACCGCAACTGGTGAAGAAGAACCAGACCCGGATTACCGGGATGGATAACCAGATTTTATCGTTGTACGCCAAAGGGATGACCACCCTCGAGATCGCCGCCGCGTTCAAAGAGCTGTATGACGCCGATGTCTCGCCGGCGCTGGTCTCAAAGGTCACCGATGCGGTCATGGAGCAGGTTGTTGAATGGCAAAACCGGCCTATGGATGCAGTCTATCCCATTGTTTATCTTGACTGTATCGTTCTAAAAGTCCGGCAGGACAGCCGCATCATCAACAAATCTGTGTTCCTGGCGCTGGGCATCAACATCGAAGGCCAGAAAGAGTTGCTAGGTATGTGGCTGGCCGAAAATGAAGGCGCAAAGTTCTGGCTGAACGTGCTGACAGAGCTGAAAAACCGCGGCTTGAACGATATCCTTATCGCCTGCGTAGACGGGCTGAAAGGTTTCCCTGACGCTATTAACGCGGTGTATCCGGAGGCGCGGCTCCAGCTGTGTATCGTGCATATGGTGCGCAACAGCCTGCGGTTCGTCTCCTGGAAGGACTACAAGGCCGTCACCCGCGACCTGAAAGCTATTATTTATCAGGCCCCTACGGAAGAAGCCGGCTTGCAGGCGCTGGAAGCGTTCTCCAGTGCCTGGGACATCCGCTACCCGCAAATAAGTCGAAGCTGGCAGGCAAACTGGGCCAATCTGGCCACGTTCTTTGCCTACCCAACGGACATCCGCAAGGTGATCTACACGACCAACGCCATCGAGTCGTTAAACAGCATGATCCGGCATGCCATCAAAAAGCGCAAGGTGTTCCCGACCGACGACGCAGTGAAAAAGGTGGTGTGGCTGGCGATACAGGCGGCCTCACAGAAATGGACAATGCCTTTGAGGGACTGGCGCATGGCAATGAGCCGCTTTATTATCGAGTTCGGTGACCGCCTGGACGGTCACTTCTGA
- a CDS encoding IS256 family transposase, translated as MDEKQLQALANELAKNLTPEDLSHFDRLLKKISVEAALNAEMTHHLGYDKNQPKPGTNARNGYSTKTVTTGDGPLALRTPRDRDGSFEPQLVKKNQTRITGMDNQILSLYAKGMTTREIAAAFKELYDADVSPALVSKVTDAVMEQVVEWQNRPLDAVYPIVYLDCIVLKVRQNSRIINKSVFLALGINIEGQKELLGMWLAENEGAKFWLNVLTELKNRGLNDILIACVDGLKGFPDAINAVYPEARLQLCIVHMVRNSLQYVAWKDYKAVTRDLKAIIYQAPTEEAGLQALEAFSSAWDVRYPQISRSWQANWANLATFFAYPTDIRKVIYTANAIESLNSMIRHAIKKRKVFPTDDAVKKVVWLAIQAASQKWTMPLRDWRMAMSRFIIESGDRLDGHF; from the coding sequence ATGGACGAAAAACAGTTGCAGGCTCTGGCTAACGAACTGGCCAAAAATCTCACCCCTGAAGATCTCAGTCACTTCGATCGGCTGCTGAAAAAAATCAGCGTCGAAGCAGCTCTCAATGCCGAAATGACCCATCACCTCGGCTACGATAAAAATCAGCCTAAACCGGGGACCAACGCCCGCAACGGCTATTCCACAAAAACCGTTACCACTGGCGATGGCCCGCTGGCGCTGCGTACTCCGCGCGATCGTGACGGTTCCTTTGAACCGCAACTGGTGAAGAAGAACCAGACCCGGATTACCGGGATGGATAACCAGATTTTATCGTTGTACGCCAAAGGGATGACCACCCGCGAGATCGCCGCCGCGTTCAAAGAGCTGTATGACGCCGATGTCTCGCCGGCGCTGGTCTCAAAGGTCACCGATGCGGTCATGGAGCAGGTTGTCGAATGGCAAAACCGGCCTCTGGATGCAGTCTATCCCATTGTTTATCTTGACTGTATCGTTCTAAAAGTCCGGCAGAACAGCCGCATCATCAACAAATCTGTGTTCCTGGCGCTGGGCATCAACATCGAAGGCCAGAAAGAGTTGCTAGGTATGTGGCTGGCCGAAAATGAAGGTGCAAAGTTCTGGCTGAACGTGCTGACAGAGCTGAAAAACCGCGGCCTGAATGATATCCTTATCGCCTGTGTAGACGGGCTGAAAGGTTTCCCTGACGCTATTAACGCGGTGTATCCGGAGGCGCGGCTCCAGCTGTGTATCGTGCATATGGTGCGCAACAGCCTGCAATACGTTGCCTGGAAGGACTACAAGGCCGTCACCCGCGACCTGAAAGCTATTATTTATCAGGCCCCTACGGAAGAAGCCGGCTTGCAGGCGCTGGAAGCGTTCTCCAGTGCCTGGGACGTCCGCTACCCGCAAATAAGTCGAAGCTGGCAGGCAAACTGGGCCAATCTGGCCACGTTCTTTGCCTACCCAACGGACATCCGCAAGGTGATCTACACGGCCAACGCCATCGAGTCGTTAAACAGCATGATCCGGCATGCCATCAAAAAGCGCAAGGTGTTCCCGACCGACGACGCAGTGAAAAAAGTGGTGTGGCTGGCGATACAGGCGGCCTCACAGAAATGGACAATGCCTTTGAGGGACTGGCGCATGGCAATGAGCCGCTTTATTATCGAGTCCGGTGACCGCCTGGACGGTCACTTCTGA
- a CDS encoding IS5-like element ISSoEn1 family transposase, protein MAKQKFKITNWPAYNNALRQRGDLTVWLDESAIAAWTESTPPEHRGRPLHYTDMAITTVLMIKRVFNLSLRALQGFVDSIFKLMGLSLRCPDYSLVSRRAKTVDISIKTPTRGEISHLVIDGTGLKIFGEGEWKVRQHGAERRRVWRKLHLAVDSATHEIICADLSLSGTTDAQALPGLINQTHRKIREASADSAYDTRYCHDALLRKKIKPLIPPRSGAQYWPARYHERNHAVANQHLSGNNDTWKKKVGYHRRSLAETAMFRFKILLGGHLSLHDYDAQVGEAMAMVKALNRITLLGMPNSVRIM, encoded by the coding sequence ATGGCAAAGCAAAAGTTTAAAATCACCAACTGGCCCGCATATAACAATGCGCTCAGGCAGCGGGGGGACCTGACAGTATGGCTTGATGAGTCAGCCATTGCTGCATGGACTGAGAGTACACCACCTGAACATCGTGGCCGGCCGCTTCACTACACCGATATGGCCATTACCACGGTTCTGATGATAAAGCGCGTGTTTAACCTTTCGCTCCGGGCGTTACAGGGTTTCGTTGACTCGATTTTTAAACTGATGGGGCTGTCGCTGCGCTGCCCAGATTACTCTCTGGTCAGCCGGCGAGCAAAAACCGTCGACATCAGCATAAAAACGCCAACCCGCGGCGAAATCTCACACCTGGTCATCGATGGCACCGGCCTGAAAATCTTCGGCGAAGGCGAATGGAAAGTCAGGCAGCATGGGGCTGAGAGGCGCAGAGTATGGCGCAAGCTTCATCTGGCAGTAGATAGCGCGACACATGAAATTATCTGTGCCGATTTATCGCTAAGCGGTACGACAGATGCGCAGGCGCTGCCCGGGCTGATTAACCAAACCCACCGGAAAATCAGGGAAGCGTCGGCTGACAGTGCTTACGATACGCGTTACTGTCATGATGCTCTGCTGAGGAAAAAAATAAAGCCGCTTATCCCACCGCGAAGTGGTGCGCAATATTGGCCAGCTCGATACCATGAGCGTAACCATGCGGTGGCAAATCAGCATCTGAGCGGCAATAACGATACCTGGAAAAAGAAAGTAGGTTATCACCGGCGTTCACTGGCTGAAACGGCCATGTTCCGGTTTAAAATACTTCTGGGTGGTCATCTGAGTCTGCATGACTATGACGCGCAGGTAGGTGAGGCTATGGCAATGGTCAAAGCGCTTAACCGGATCACGTTGTTAGGAATGCCAAACAGCGTCCGCATCATGTAA
- a CDS encoding IS5-like element ISSoEn1 family transposase yields the protein MAKQKFKITNWPAYNNALRQRGDLTVWLDESAIAAWTESTPPEHRGRPLHYTDMAITTVLMIKRVFNLSLRALQGFVDSIFKLMGLSLRCPDYSLVSRRAKTVDISIKTPTRGEISHLVIDGTGLKVFGEGEWKVRQHGAERRRVWRKLHLAVDSVTHEIICADLSLSGTTDAQALPGLINQTHRKIREASADSAYDTRYCHDALLRKKIKPLIPPRSGAQYWPARYHERNHAVANQHLSGNNDTWKKKVGYHRRSLAETAMFRFKTLLGGHLSLHDYDAQVGEAMAMVKALNRITLLGMPNSVRIM from the coding sequence ATGGCAAAGCAAAAGTTTAAAATTACCAACTGGCCCGCATATAACAATGCGCTCAGGCAGCGGGGGGACCTGACAGTATGGCTTGATGAGTCAGCCATTGCTGCATGGACTGAGAGTACACCACCTGAACATCGTGGCCGGCCGCTTCACTACACCGATATGGCCATTACCACGGTTCTGATGATAAAGCGCGTGTTTAACCTTTCGCTCCGGGCGTTACAGGGTTTCGTTGACTCGATTTTTAAACTGATGGGGCTGTCGCTGCGCTGCCCAGATTACTCTCTGGTCAGCCGGCGAGCAAAAACCGTCGACATCAGCATAAAAACGCCAACCCGCGGCGAAATCTCACACCTGGTCATCGATGGCACCGGCCTGAAAGTCTTCGGCGAAGGCGAATGGAAAGTCAGGCAGCATGGGGCTGAGAGGCGCAGAGTATGGCGCAAGCTTCATCTGGCAGTAGATAGCGTGACACATGAAATTATCTGTGCCGATTTATCGCTAAGCGGTACGACAGATGCGCAGGCGCTGCCCGGGCTGATTAACCAAACCCACCGGAAAATCAGGGAAGCGTCGGCTGACAGTGCTTACGATACGCGTTACTGTCATGATGCTCTGCTGAGGAAAAAAATAAAGCCGCTTATCCCACCGCGAAGTGGTGCGCAATATTGGCCAGCTCGATACCATGAGCGTAATCATGCGGTGGCAAATCAGCATCTGAGCGGCAATAACGATACCTGGAAAAAGAAAGTAGGTTATCACCGGCGTTCACTGGCTGAAACGGCCATGTTCCGGTTTAAAACACTTCTGGGTGGTCATCTGAGTCTGCATGACTATGACGCGCAGGTAGGTGAGGCAATGGCAATGGTTAAAGCACTCAACCGGATCACACTGTTAGGAATGCCAAACAGCGTCCGCATCATGTAA
- the istA gene encoding IS21-like element ISSoEn3 family transposase produces MARKKKKARTEMCIYINVLRMKFEQRRSNSTIAAALGIGCTTVHDILGRFTVANLVWPLPAELSPVDLDRLLYPGKSGKVINTLPSWLDIDTELSRKGMTKQLLWMEYQSAVGGDALGYSQFCALFRDWKKKQRRSMRMEHKAGEKLFIDFCGPTVPIVNPATSSVRQVAIFVAAMGVSGYAYIEACEGQDMASWLNANSRCLHFMGGVPELMIPDNLRSAVSTPDRYEPVINQSYQALANHYETVVLPARPRKPKDKAKAESTVQLVERWVLARLRKRRFYSLAELNQVIRELNHELNLRPMRHYGGQSRLERFEQLDKPALGPLPPTQWEYSEYLVARVGPDYHIDYGKNWYSVPHPLVGERVDVIATQRLVQIHHKGVCVATHPRSDNAYRHTTQAAHMPANHKGQSQWTPERLCSWALSVGVCTLKVVESIQKSKAHPEQAYRSVLGLLNLQRRYETTLLKKACTLALEKGCINRSFIANVLKHGRESEVTQDGAGVSMLVHENLRGPDSYH; encoded by the coding sequence ATGGCACGTAAAAAAAAGAAAGCGAGAACGGAAATGTGCATCTATATTAATGTCTTACGTATGAAATTCGAGCAGCGTCGCTCGAATAGCACTATCGCAGCAGCGCTCGGCATAGGCTGTACTACCGTGCACGATATCCTCGGCCGATTCACGGTAGCTAACCTGGTCTGGCCATTGCCGGCGGAACTGTCCCCCGTCGACCTCGACCGCCTGCTCTATCCCGGCAAATCCGGAAAAGTTATCAATACCTTACCCAGCTGGCTTGATATCGATACCGAGTTAAGCCGCAAGGGCATGACCAAGCAGCTGCTCTGGATGGAATATCAGTCCGCCGTGGGCGGTGATGCCCTCGGTTACTCCCAGTTTTGTGCACTGTTCCGTGACTGGAAAAAGAAGCAGCGGCGTTCTATGCGCATGGAGCACAAGGCTGGCGAAAAGCTCTTCATCGACTTCTGTGGCCCCACCGTACCTATCGTCAACCCTGCGACCAGTAGCGTACGCCAGGTCGCTATCTTCGTCGCTGCCATGGGCGTGTCAGGCTATGCGTATATCGAAGCCTGCGAAGGCCAGGACATGGCATCGTGGCTCAACGCCAATAGCCGCTGTCTGCACTTCATGGGTGGGGTTCCGGAGCTGATGATACCTGATAATCTGCGCAGCGCTGTCAGCACCCCTGACCGCTATGAGCCGGTCATAAACCAGAGCTACCAGGCGCTGGCAAATCACTATGAGACAGTGGTGCTACCGGCGCGCCCGAGAAAACCGAAAGACAAGGCGAAGGCAGAATCAACTGTGCAGCTGGTAGAACGCTGGGTTTTGGCCCGGTTGCGTAAACGTAGGTTCTACTCGCTGGCCGAACTCAACCAGGTGATACGAGAACTCAATCATGAGTTGAATCTGCGCCCGATGCGTCATTACGGCGGACAAAGTCGCCTTGAACGCTTCGAGCAGCTGGACAAACCGGCTCTTGGGCCTCTACCGCCCACACAATGGGAATACAGTGAGTATCTCGTTGCCCGAGTGGGACCTGATTACCACATAGACTACGGCAAAAACTGGTACTCGGTGCCGCATCCGCTGGTTGGCGAGCGCGTTGACGTCATCGCCACCCAACGGCTGGTGCAAATCCACCATAAGGGCGTCTGCGTGGCTACGCACCCTCGCAGCGATAACGCCTATAGGCACACGACTCAGGCGGCGCACATGCCAGCTAACCATAAGGGGCAGAGTCAGTGGACGCCGGAAAGGCTGTGCAGTTGGGCGCTGTCGGTGGGTGTGTGCACACTGAAAGTGGTCGAGTCCATCCAAAAGAGCAAAGCCCATCCGGAGCAGGCTTACCGCTCCGTGCTGGGGCTACTCAATCTGCAACGGCGCTATGAGACGACGCTACTGAAGAAGGCCTGCACGCTGGCGTTGGAGAAAGGGTGCATTAACCGCTCTTTCATAGCCAACGTATTGAAACACGGTCGTGAAAGTGAGGTCACCCAGGACGGAGCCGGCGTATCAATGCTGGTTCACGAAAACCTCCGAGGTCCGGACAGTTATCACTAA
- a CDS encoding general stress protein: protein MAEHRGGSGNFAEDKQKASEAGRKGGQSSSSSSGGNFKNDPQKASEAGKKSGQHSHSVGRNA, encoded by the coding sequence ATGGCAGAACATCGTGGCGGTTCAGGCAACTTCGCGGAAGATAAACAGAAAGCATCCGAAGCCGGTCGTAAAGGTGGACAAAGCAGCAGCAGCTCCAGCGGCGGGAATTTTAAAAATGATCCACAAAAGGCATCTGAAGCGGGTAAAAAAAGCGGGCAACACAGCCACAGCGTAGGGCGTAATGCCTAA
- a CDS encoding IS256-like element ISSoEn2 family transposase has translation MDEKQLQALTNELAKNLKTPEDLSPFDRLLKKISVEAALNAEMTHHLGYDKNQPKPGTNARNGYSTKTVTTGDGPLALRTPRDRDGSFEPQLVKKNQTRITGMDNQILSLYAKGMTTREIAAAFKELYDADVSPALVSKVTDAVMEQVVEWQNRPLDAVYPIVYLDYIVLKVRQDSRIINKSVFLALGINIEGQKELLGMWLAENEGAKFWLNVLTELKNRGLNDILITCVDGLKGFPDAINAVYPEVRLQLCIVHMVRNSLRFVSWKDYKAVTRDLKAIYQAPTEEAGLQALEAFSSAWDIRYPQISRSWQANWANLATFFAYPTDIRKVIYTTNAIESLNSVIRHAIKKRKVFPTDDAVKKVVWLAIQAASQKWTMPLRDWRMAMSRFIIEFGDRLDGHF, from the coding sequence ATGGACGAAAAACAGTTGCAGGCTCTGACTAACGAACTGGCCAAAAATCTCAAAACCCCTGAAGATCTCAGTCCCTTCGATCGGCTGCTGAAAAAAATCAGCGTCGAAGCAGCTCTCAATGCCGAAATGACCCATCACCTCGGCTACGATAAAAATCAGCCTAAACCGGGGACCAACGCCCGCAACGGCTATTCCACAAAAACCGTTACCACTGGCGATGGCCCGCTGGCGCTGCGTACTCCGCGCGATCGTGACGGTTCCTTTGAACCGCAACTGGTGAAGAAGAACCAGACCCGGATTACCGGGATGGATAACCAGATTTTATCGTTGTACGCCAAAGGGATGACCACCCGCGAGATCGCCGCCGCGTTCAAAGAGCTGTATGACGCCGATGTCTCGCCGGCGCTGGTCTCAAAGGTCACCGATGCGGTCATGGAGCAGGTTGTCGAATGGCAAAACCGGCCTCTGGATGCAGTCTATCCCATTGTTTATCTTGACTATATCGTTCTAAAAGTCCGGCAGGACAGCCGCATCATCAACAAATCTGTGTTCCTGGCGCTGGGCATCAACATCGAAGGCCAGAAAGAGTTGCTAGGTATGTGGCTGGCCGAAAACGAAGGCGCAAAGTTCTGGCTGAACGTGCTGACAGAGCTGAAAAACCGCGGCCTGAACGATATCCTTATCACCTGCGTAGACGGGCTGAAAGGTTTCCCTGACGCTATTAACGCGGTGTATCCGGAGGTGCGGCTCCAGCTGTGTATCGTGCATATGGTGCGCAACAGCCTGCGGTTCGTCTCCTGGAAGGACTACAAGGCCGTCACCCGCGACCTGAAAGCTATCTATCAGGCCCCTACGGAAGAAGCCGGCTTGCAGGCGCTGGAAGCGTTCTCCAGTGCCTGGGACATCCGCTACCCGCAAATAAGTCGAAGCTGGCAGGCAAACTGGGCCAATCTGGCCACGTTCTTTGCCTACCCAACGGACATCCGCAAGGTGATCTACACGACCAACGCCATCGAGTCGTTAAACAGCGTGATCCGGCATGCCATCAAAAAGCGCAAGGTGTTCCCGACCGACGACGCAGTGAAAAAGGTGGTGTGGCTGGCGATACAGGCGGCCTCACAGAAATGGACAATGCCTTTGAGGGACTGGCGCATGGCAATGAGCCGCTTTATTATCGAGTTCGGTGACCGCCTGGACGGTCACTTCTGA
- the sugE gene encoding quaternary ammonium compound efflux SMR transporter SugE produces MSWFILFIAGLFEVIWVIGLKYTQGFTRPFPSLIVIGALCISFLLLSWAMKTLPAGTAYAVWSGIGAVGAALVGMSLLGEAVTAGRVISLCLLIAGIAGLKYFTP; encoded by the coding sequence ATGTCTTGGTTCATATTATTTATCGCCGGCCTGTTTGAAGTGATTTGGGTCATCGGGTTGAAATATACCCAGGGTTTCACCCGCCCCTTCCCCAGTCTAATTGTCATTGGCGCCCTGTGTATCAGCTTCTTGCTGTTATCGTGGGCCATGAAAACCTTGCCGGCGGGTACCGCTTACGCCGTCTGGAGCGGCATCGGCGCCGTCGGCGCTGCGCTCGTGGGCATGAGTTTGCTGGGAGAAGCGGTGACCGCCGGTCGGGTTATCAGCCTGTGCCTGCTAATTGCCGGCATTGCCGGGCTCAAATATTTTACCC